A genomic region of Exiguobacterium oxidotolerans JCM 12280 contains the following coding sequences:
- a CDS encoding DHA2 family efflux MFS transporter permease subunit has translation MSTTFLFGYIAFMVVTFLAVNLIARRARQPRVAGAEGPALDETLIEAEAVGAIPAAPAPQAQATISTENISIPKVITVLLIGMFIAILNQTLINVALPVLINDFNVTTSTAQWLTTGFMLVNGILIPISAFLMRSYTFRRLFLVSMTLFFFGSVICSMAMNFPVMMIGRVVQAAGAGVLMPLGTNVFMTLFPPHKRGAAMGMLGIAMILAPAIGPTITGYVIQNYDWHVMFYAMAFFGLLTLLLGFAWFKLVQPLSKPKFDALGVVFSTIGFGSLLYGFSEAGNDGWDSPIVISTIVIGLLGIAAFALRELAMDDPMLNIRVLKVPEFSFTLFINVIVTMALFGGMLLLPIYLQSIRGFSPVDSGLLLLPGSLIMGITGPFAGRLFDRFGIRPLAIFGLTLMTYGTWELTQLDLNTSYYSIMGIYMLRSFGMAFIMMPIMTAGMNALPMKMIPHGNATQNTLRQVAGSIGTAILVTVMTRQTTAHLADDANQFTTLDPTLSQHLGELGQQLGSPQAASVSWLTQLTKQATISGITDAFWVATVLSALALVLSFFLHGKKEPNLD, from the coding sequence ATGTCTACGACCTTCCTCTTTGGATATATCGCATTCATGGTCGTCACGTTCCTTGCGGTCAACTTGATTGCACGCCGGGCACGTCAACCGCGGGTAGCTGGCGCAGAAGGTCCGGCGCTTGATGAAACGTTGATTGAAGCAGAAGCGGTTGGCGCGATTCCAGCCGCCCCTGCTCCGCAAGCGCAAGCGACGATTTCAACGGAAAACATCAGTATCCCAAAAGTCATCACTGTCCTGTTAATTGGAATGTTCATCGCGATTTTGAATCAGACATTAATCAACGTCGCTCTTCCTGTCTTGATCAACGACTTCAACGTCACGACGTCGACAGCACAGTGGTTGACGACCGGATTCATGCTCGTCAACGGGATCTTGATCCCGATCAGTGCGTTCCTCATGCGGAGCTATACGTTCCGTCGCTTGTTCCTCGTCTCGATGACGTTGTTCTTCTTCGGATCCGTCATCTGTTCGATGGCGATGAACTTCCCTGTCATGATGATCGGACGTGTGGTCCAAGCCGCCGGAGCGGGTGTCTTGATGCCGCTCGGTACAAACGTCTTCATGACGCTGTTCCCGCCTCATAAACGGGGAGCTGCCATGGGGATGCTCGGAATCGCGATGATCCTTGCCCCGGCGATTGGACCGACGATCACAGGATATGTCATTCAAAACTACGATTGGCACGTCATGTTTTATGCAATGGCCTTCTTTGGTCTCTTAACGCTATTACTTGGATTTGCTTGGTTCAAACTCGTCCAACCGTTATCAAAACCAAAGTTCGATGCCCTCGGCGTTGTCTTTAGTACGATTGGATTTGGTAGTCTCTTATACGGATTCAGTGAAGCCGGAAACGACGGTTGGGACAGCCCTATCGTCATCAGTACGATTGTGATCGGACTTCTTGGTATTGCCGCCTTCGCTTTGCGTGAGCTAGCGATGGACGACCCGATGCTCAACATCCGTGTCCTAAAAGTACCGGAATTTTCCTTTACGCTCTTCATCAATGTCATCGTCACGATGGCCTTGTTCGGGGGGATGTTGCTCCTGCCGATTTACTTGCAGAGCATCCGTGGTTTTTCACCCGTCGACTCAGGTCTCTTATTACTGCCTGGTTCGTTGATCATGGGAATCACTGGTCCCTTCGCCGGTCGACTGTTCGATCGTTTCGGTATCAGACCGCTTGCCATCTTCGGTCTGACGTTGATGACGTACGGAACATGGGAATTGACGCAACTTGATTTGAACACGTCTTACTATTCCATCATGGGCATCTATATGCTCCGGTCCTTCGGGATGGCGTTCATCATGATGCCGATTATGACAGCTGGCATGAACGCTCTACCGATGAAGATGATTCCTCACGGAAACGCGACACAAAATACATTACGCCAAGTCGCTGGATCAATCGGGACGGCCATCCTCGTCACGGTCATGACCCGTCAAACGACAGCTCATCTCGCGGACGATGCCAACCAGTTTACGACACTTGACCCAACGCTCTCGCAACACCTTGGTGAGCTCGGACAACAGCTTGGTAGTCCA